A genomic window from Aestuariirhabdus litorea includes:
- a CDS encoding DUF3012 domain-containing protein, translated as MNRTIGILLLTLSSVFFISACSPEVGSEAWCKELKEKPKGDWSANEAADYTKHCVF; from the coding sequence ATGAACCGAACCATCGGGATACTGCTACTGACGCTCTCCAGCGTCTTTTTCATCAGCGCCTGCTCGCCGGAAGTGGGGTCCGAAGCCTGGTGTAAAGAGCTCAAGGAGAAGCCCAAGGGGGACTGGAGCGCCAACGAGGCAGCCGACTACACCAAGCACTGCGTGTTCTGA
- a CDS encoding class I SAM-dependent methyltransferase, with the protein MSRLFSIFYDRIMRETEKACLREWRQALLADCRGRVLEIGAGTGASLEFYPPHLDELLVCEPDPGMRALLTQRVDNATLPFTASVADFAGERLEVGDESMDAVVSSLVLCSVQHQRGTLHEIYRVLKPGGQLFFLEHVAAEAGSSRHRWQRWIEPVWKRLAGNCHLTRCTEQAMIEAGFEIAQVERQSLRKVPAVVRPSIRGVARKPA; encoded by the coding sequence ATGTCCAGACTGTTTTCGATCTTCTATGACCGCATCATGCGCGAAACGGAGAAGGCTTGCCTGCGGGAGTGGCGGCAGGCGTTACTGGCGGATTGCCGCGGGCGCGTGCTGGAGATCGGCGCAGGAACCGGTGCCAGCCTGGAGTTTTATCCGCCACACCTCGATGAACTGCTGGTGTGTGAGCCGGATCCCGGTATGCGCGCTTTGCTGACGCAGCGGGTGGATAACGCGACCCTTCCTTTCACGGCATCGGTAGCGGATTTTGCCGGCGAGCGCCTGGAGGTGGGGGACGAGTCGATGGACGCAGTCGTCTCCAGCCTGGTGCTCTGTTCGGTGCAGCACCAGCGCGGTACCTTGCACGAGATCTACCGGGTGCTCAAACCGGGGGGGCAACTGTTTTTCCTGGAGCACGTTGCCGCAGAGGCGGGTAGCTCCCGGCACCGCTGGCAGCGCTGGATCGAGCCGGTCTGGAAACGGCTGGCGGGCAACTGTCACCTCACCCGTTGCACGGAGCAGGCGATGATCGAGGCCGGTTTTGAGATCGCCCAGGTGGAGCGTCAAAGCCTGCGCAAGGTGCCGGCGGTGGTACGTCCCTCCATCCGTGGAGTTGCCCGCAAACCCGCCTAG
- a CDS encoding alkane 1-monooxygenase, translating into MFATTFTAADGTRYQDHKRYSWFVSLLVPSLTLLGPALYLASGQSWVLWIPVAFNYMVIPLLDALLGEDTSNPPEQVVPLLEKDPYYRYITYALVPLLWIFFIAAAWFVGTHELPLHGLIAVALTTGGVCGYGLNLGHEIGHKPSRLEKNLAKVVLSLGGYGHFTLEHNLGHHRNVATPEDSASSRMGESIWRFALRELPGGWFRAWALESERLAKRGYSRWSYRNEILQPLAITLALYATLILLFGPIMIPFLAITALWGAFQLTSANYVEHYGLLRQKQENGRYERCQPHHSWNSNHLFSNWALFHLQRHSDHHAYPARRFQSLRHFSNLPELPNGYFGMFLLAYFPPLWFRVMNPRLVRWAGGQASRINFDPARREQLIRTYGLTP; encoded by the coding sequence ATGTTCGCCACCACCTTCACCGCCGCAGACGGCACCCGCTACCAGGACCACAAGCGATACAGCTGGTTTGTCTCCCTGCTGGTCCCCAGCCTTACCCTGCTGGGCCCGGCACTCTACCTCGCCAGTGGTCAAAGCTGGGTGCTCTGGATACCGGTTGCCTTCAACTACATGGTCATCCCCCTGCTCGACGCCCTGCTGGGAGAGGACACCAGCAACCCACCCGAGCAGGTAGTTCCGCTGCTGGAGAAGGACCCCTACTACCGCTATATCACCTACGCCCTGGTACCGCTGCTGTGGATCTTTTTTATCGCCGCGGCCTGGTTCGTGGGCACCCATGAGCTCCCCCTGCACGGGCTGATCGCCGTGGCGCTCACTACCGGCGGCGTGTGCGGCTACGGCCTCAATCTGGGCCATGAGATCGGCCACAAGCCGAGCCGGCTCGAGAAAAACCTGGCCAAAGTGGTGCTCTCTCTGGGGGGCTACGGCCACTTCACCCTGGAGCACAACCTCGGTCACCATCGCAATGTAGCCACCCCCGAAGACTCCGCATCCTCCCGCATGGGTGAGAGCATCTGGCGCTTTGCCCTGCGCGAACTGCCGGGGGGCTGGTTCCGCGCCTGGGCACTGGAGAGCGAACGGCTGGCCAAACGCGGTTACTCGCGCTGGTCTTACCGCAACGAAATACTGCAGCCGCTGGCGATCACCCTGGCACTGTACGCCACCCTGATCCTGCTGTTTGGCCCCATCATGATCCCCTTCCTGGCGATTACCGCCCTGTGGGGCGCCTTCCAGCTCACCTCCGCCAACTATGTAGAGCACTATGGGCTGCTGCGCCAGAAGCAGGAAAACGGTCGTTACGAGCGCTGCCAGCCGCACCACTCCTGGAACAGCAACCACCTGTTCTCCAACTGGGCCCTGTTCCACCTGCAACGCCATTCGGACCACCACGCCTACCCGGCCCGCCGTTTCCAGTCCCTGCGCCATTTCAGCAACCTGCCCGAGCTGCCCAATGGCTACTTCGGCATGTTCCTACTGGCCTATTTTCCCCCGCTCTGGTTCCGGGTGATGAATCCTCGCCTTGTTCGCTGGGCCGGCGGACAGGCCAGCCGCATCAACTTTGATCCTGCGCGGCGAGAGCAACTGATCCGCACCTACGGACTGACACCCTAG
- a CDS encoding parallel beta-helix domain-containing protein, translated as MKRSTRWTIAGVALAIFAAGHLAGRMAQTAPPMVVQVERSAAATTELKTVGQQVERLLAARPQGQVVEVREGASIQEAINAAQPGDRLIIYPGTYHETVYIDKDSITLSGVIESGQWPTLDGEGTRNDAILYSGNGILIENLKITRYKGNGIMGQAGNNFVIRNNWVIDTGVYGIFPQYGRNGFIDQNILTGIKDAAIYVGMCDNIHVSSNEVYGNVAGIEIENSRHAVVEGNYAHDNTGGILAFITPGLPIKTTNDVIIRDNFIVNNNIPNFAEPGSIVANVPAGTGIIIMAADDVMIEGNLITGNKNAGIIISDMTFAENLPSDPESDPNPERIRIYDNLMLDNGAEPIAEVVAFAATQLVFDSRGPDILDTKADPESCIHDRQRYRTAGLSDYGVCAPGGTAEVVSYLLDEPVEPRSITMEDKGKLAYYAICAGCHAYDIRLIGPKVTEIQRSYQNNPQGIVDFITRPVKRRPDYPEMPPQDYLDMEVRQAVARYMLQVSK; from the coding sequence ATGAAACGATCGACACGCTGGACCATCGCCGGTGTAGCGCTGGCTATTTTTGCCGCCGGCCACTTGGCCGGAAGAATGGCGCAGACGGCACCACCGATGGTGGTTCAGGTGGAGCGCTCTGCGGCTGCCACTACCGAGCTTAAGACGGTCGGTCAGCAGGTTGAGCGGCTACTGGCAGCTCGTCCCCAGGGCCAGGTGGTCGAGGTCCGCGAGGGGGCATCGATTCAGGAGGCGATCAACGCTGCCCAGCCCGGAGACCGGCTGATCATCTACCCCGGCACCTACCATGAGACGGTCTATATCGATAAGGACAGCATCACCCTCAGCGGGGTGATCGAGTCGGGACAGTGGCCCACCCTGGACGGTGAGGGGACCCGTAATGACGCCATTCTCTATTCCGGCAACGGCATCCTCATCGAAAACCTGAAGATAACCCGCTACAAGGGCAACGGCATCATGGGGCAGGCCGGCAACAACTTCGTGATCCGCAACAACTGGGTGATCGATACCGGCGTCTACGGCATCTTCCCCCAGTACGGGCGCAACGGTTTTATTGACCAGAACATCCTCACGGGTATCAAGGATGCGGCTATCTACGTGGGCATGTGTGACAACATCCATGTCTCCAGCAACGAGGTGTACGGCAACGTTGCCGGCATCGAGATCGAAAATAGCCGCCATGCGGTGGTGGAGGGCAACTACGCCCACGACAACACCGGCGGCATTCTTGCCTTTATCACCCCGGGGTTGCCGATCAAAACCACCAATGATGTGATCATTCGCGACAATTTCATCGTTAACAACAACATCCCTAACTTCGCCGAGCCGGGTTCCATCGTCGCCAATGTGCCCGCTGGCACCGGTATTATCATCATGGCGGCGGACGACGTTATGATTGAGGGGAACCTGATCACCGGCAACAAAAACGCCGGCATCATCATCAGCGATATGACCTTCGCCGAGAATCTGCCGAGCGATCCCGAGTCCGACCCCAATCCGGAGCGCATCCGTATCTACGACAACCTGATGCTGGATAACGGTGCCGAACCGATCGCCGAGGTGGTGGCCTTTGCGGCGACCCAGCTGGTGTTCGACAGCCGCGGCCCGGATATCCTCGATACCAAAGCCGATCCTGAGAGCTGCATTCACGATCGCCAGCGCTATCGCACGGCGGGGCTGTCGGATTACGGGGTGTGTGCGCCGGGGGGGACGGCGGAGGTGGTCTCCTACCTGCTGGATGAGCCGGTCGAGCCGCGCTCCATCACCATGGAGGACAAGGGCAAGCTGGCCTACTATGCCATCTGCGCTGGGTGCCACGCCTACGATATCCGCCTGATCGGCCCCAAGGTGACGGAGATACAGCGTTCCTACCAGAACAACCCTCAGGGTATAGTGGATTTCATCACCAGGCCGGTTAAACGTCGCCCCGATTATCCGGAGATGCCGCCCCAGGATTATCTCGATATGGAGGTGCGCCAGGCCGTAGCGCGTTACATGTTGCAGGTGAGCAAGTAA
- a CDS encoding sensor histidine kinase, producing MPLPRTRWILFLLPLLLAIAAIASAWQLSWQWALQGEVVRTAKQLSLHAQSIDNALGQFRYIALEAANNEQVQQLLHAPSSARSNRANRSLELYSRQAGSSTIFVLDAQGQVVASSNWSSSDSLVGQSYRDRPYFQQSLEGQASSFYAAATEGEQADYYFAYPIRSGEQLIGAAVVRIDLTPLQEQWGENDSELMISDGYGVVVLASRPQWRYRYLYPLFDSTLQLLRNQRIYGDRQLRPFHAKVSRLDGGSDRFQLELADSSAEFLRQSFHLPQLNWTIHYLASLTPVYGFANRVASSALIGILLLALVAALVRERRLKRASRAQARNLLEQSGKRQQAIINNTNVGLMLLSAEGEIRFLNPQSHRILGLGESSRQTLHFNQLIPEPRWEQAVAVGPETAPTATVREQPLHSTETWVSREDGSRVPLAISISAIDLQPDASYLVTLVDISRRKAAEEQLQGAKALLEQRVEERTRELQEAQQELIQASKLAALGEMSTSIAHEFNQPLTAMRTYLASSELLLKQGDSARLEDNLRLLRELTERTSTIATQLKTYAYNRPTERNPVNLVNALQQVLPMFRQSFEQRGVKLSIRAPEEPLLVAADSGRIQLVLTNLIKNALESMAHCDQPELLCEFVRQRQQATIHINDNGGGIEARHLNRLFEPFFTTKSIGEGLGLGLSIVAGFIRDLDGSIDARNNDNGGATFSIQLPLYDARTQDASIETHHTG from the coding sequence TTGCCCCTTCCCCGAACCCGCTGGATACTGTTCCTGCTGCCGCTGCTACTCGCCATCGCAGCGATTGCCAGCGCCTGGCAGCTGAGCTGGCAGTGGGCGCTACAGGGGGAGGTAGTGCGCACCGCCAAGCAGCTTTCCCTGCACGCCCAGAGCATCGACAACGCCCTCGGCCAGTTCCGCTATATCGCGCTCGAGGCCGCCAACAATGAACAGGTCCAGCAGCTGCTGCACGCCCCCTCCTCCGCCCGCAGCAACCGCGCCAACCGCTCCCTCGAACTCTACAGCCGCCAGGCCGGCTCCAGCACCATCTTCGTGCTCGATGCCCAGGGGCAGGTGGTCGCCAGCTCCAACTGGAGCAGCAGCGACAGTCTGGTGGGGCAAAGCTATCGTGATCGCCCCTATTTCCAGCAGTCCCTGGAGGGCCAGGCCAGCAGTTTCTATGCCGCTGCGACCGAGGGGGAGCAGGCAGACTACTACTTCGCCTACCCAATTCGCAGCGGGGAGCAGCTGATCGGTGCCGCCGTGGTGCGTATTGATCTCACCCCCCTGCAGGAGCAGTGGGGGGAGAACGACAGCGAGCTGATGATCAGTGACGGCTATGGCGTGGTGGTGCTGGCCTCGCGCCCCCAGTGGCGTTACCGCTATCTCTACCCCCTGTTTGACTCCACCCTGCAGTTGCTGCGTAACCAGCGCATCTATGGGGATCGACAACTGCGCCCCTTCCACGCCAAGGTAAGCCGGCTCGATGGCGGCAGTGACCGCTTCCAGCTGGAGCTCGCTGACAGCTCGGCCGAGTTCCTGCGCCAGAGCTTCCACCTGCCCCAGCTCAACTGGACCATCCACTACCTGGCCAGCCTGACGCCCGTCTACGGCTTTGCCAACCGGGTGGCCTCCAGCGCTCTCATCGGCATCCTGCTGTTGGCGCTGGTGGCCGCGTTGGTGCGCGAGCGCCGCCTCAAGCGCGCTTCCCGAGCCCAGGCCCGTAACCTGCTGGAGCAGAGCGGTAAACGCCAGCAGGCGATCATCAACAACACCAACGTTGGCCTGATGCTGCTGAGCGCAGAGGGAGAGATCCGCTTCCTCAACCCCCAGAGCCATCGTATCCTCGGGCTGGGGGAGAGCTCTCGCCAAACCCTCCACTTTAACCAGCTGATCCCTGAGCCACGCTGGGAACAGGCAGTAGCGGTAGGGCCAGAAACGGCACCCACAGCTACCGTCCGCGAGCAGCCATTGCACTCCACCGAAACCTGGGTGAGCCGCGAGGATGGCAGCCGCGTTCCCCTGGCCATCTCCATCAGCGCCATCGACCTGCAGCCCGACGCCAGTTACCTGGTGACCCTGGTGGACATCAGCCGCCGTAAGGCGGCCGAGGAGCAGCTGCAGGGGGCCAAGGCGCTGCTCGAGCAGCGGGTTGAGGAGCGCACCCGCGAACTGCAGGAGGCCCAGCAGGAGCTGATCCAGGCCAGCAAGCTGGCGGCCCTGGGGGAGATGTCCACCTCCATTGCCCACGAGTTCAACCAGCCCCTGACGGCAATGCGTACCTACCTTGCCTCCAGCGAGCTGCTGCTCAAACAGGGAGACAGCGCCCGACTGGAGGACAACCTGCGCCTGCTGCGGGAGCTGACTGAGCGCACCAGCACCATCGCCACGCAGCTCAAAACCTACGCCTACAATCGTCCAACCGAGCGCAACCCGGTCAACCTGGTCAACGCCCTGCAACAGGTACTGCCGATGTTTCGCCAGAGCTTCGAGCAGCGTGGAGTTAAACTCAGCATACGCGCCCCCGAGGAACCCCTGCTGGTCGCTGCTGACTCGGGGCGTATCCAACTGGTGCTGACCAACCTGATCAAGAACGCCCTCGAGTCGATGGCCCACTGCGACCAACCTGAGCTACTGTGCGAATTTGTCCGCCAGCGGCAGCAGGCGACCATCCACATTAACGACAACGGAGGCGGCATTGAAGCCCGCCATCTCAACCGCCTGTTCGAGCCCTTTTTCACCACCAAGTCAATCGGTGAAGGGCTGGGGCTCGGGCTCTCGATCGTGGCGGGTTTCATCCGCGACCTCGACGGCTCGATCGACGCCCGCAACAACGACAACGGCGGCGCTACCTTCAGTATCCAACTGCCCCTTTATGACGCCAGGACACAAGATGCATCCATCGAAACCCATCATACTGGTTGA
- a CDS encoding sigma-54-dependent transcriptional regulator, whose translation MHPSKPIILVDDEELVLRANEQWLQLAGFETECFTDPRLALQRLQSPFEGVLVSDIKMPHMDGLELMERALALCPELPIVLITAHGDVDMAVRSVQAGAYDFIEKPFDPQRLVKTLERALDQLRLRSQNRQLRERLREQSGIGAKLLGVSPAMRQLHQEILEVSALNTHVVIYGETGSGKELVAQSIHEYGQHPNAPFVALNCAAIPEPLFESELFGHEAGAFSGAARRRIGKFEFANGGTLFFDEIESMPSNLQTKVLRAIQEQRIERLGSNQTIELNNRILSASKVNLQEQEDFRQDLYYRLNISEIHIPPLRERGEDIPLLFNHFCELAASDNNLPQRTLDENDQVLLMSHHWPGNVRELRNIATRFALGKRSLHELLAQKPSTFDPPQPASYQQSLAQKVNQYECSLIQQSLRKHQGNITEVMRELDLPRRTLNQKMQKYALNRTDYLPSNEESA comes from the coding sequence ATGCATCCATCGAAACCCATCATACTGGTTGATGACGAAGAGCTGGTGCTGCGCGCCAATGAACAATGGCTGCAGCTGGCCGGCTTCGAGACCGAGTGTTTCACCGACCCACGGCTCGCCCTGCAACGACTGCAATCCCCCTTCGAGGGGGTGCTGGTGAGCGACATCAAGATGCCCCACATGGACGGGCTGGAGCTGATGGAGCGCGCCCTTGCGCTCTGCCCGGAGCTACCGATTGTGCTGATTACCGCCCACGGCGATGTGGATATGGCGGTACGCTCGGTGCAGGCGGGGGCCTACGACTTTATCGAAAAACCCTTTGATCCCCAGCGGCTGGTGAAAACCCTGGAGCGCGCCCTCGATCAGCTGCGCCTGCGCTCCCAGAACCGGCAGCTGCGTGAGCGCCTGCGCGAACAAAGTGGTATTGGCGCCAAGCTGCTCGGGGTGAGCCCGGCCATGCGCCAACTGCACCAGGAGATCCTCGAGGTGTCCGCCCTCAACACCCACGTCGTGATCTACGGCGAAACCGGCAGCGGCAAGGAGCTGGTGGCCCAGAGCATCCACGAGTACGGCCAGCACCCCAACGCACCCTTCGTCGCCCTCAACTGCGCCGCCATCCCTGAGCCCCTGTTCGAGTCGGAGCTCTTTGGCCACGAGGCGGGGGCTTTCAGCGGCGCGGCCAGGCGACGCATCGGCAAGTTCGAGTTCGCCAACGGCGGCACCCTCTTTTTCGATGAGATCGAGAGCATGCCGTCCAACCTGCAGACCAAAGTGCTGCGCGCCATTCAGGAGCAGCGCATTGAGCGGCTGGGCTCCAACCAGACCATAGAACTCAATAACCGTATTCTCTCGGCGAGTAAGGTCAACCTGCAGGAGCAGGAGGATTTCCGCCAGGACCTCTACTACCGGCTGAATATCTCGGAGATCCATATCCCACCGCTGCGGGAGCGGGGCGAGGATATTCCGCTGCTGTTCAACCACTTTTGTGAACTCGCCGCCAGCGACAACAACCTGCCGCAGCGTACACTCGATGAGAATGACCAGGTGCTGCTGATGAGCCATCACTGGCCTGGCAACGTGAGGGAACTTCGTAATATTGCCACCCGCTTTGCGCTCGGAAAACGCAGCCTCCATGAGCTGCTGGCGCAAAAGCCCTCCACCTTCGACCCGCCCCAGCCCGCCTCTTACCAGCAATCCCTGGCGCAGAAGGTGAACCAGTACGAGTGCAGCCTGATCCAACAGAGCCTGCGCAAACACCAGGGCAATATTACCGAGGTGATGCGTGAGCTGGACCTGCCGCGCCGCACCCTTAACCAAAAGATGCAGAAATACGCCCTTAACCGCACCGATTACCTCCCCAGCAACGAGGAGTCAGCGTGA
- a CDS encoding cytochrome-c peroxidase encodes MTSLFRPVAATAALLGAALLLPVTGMGAESPIILSTQCPPGFELDGDNRCLLRTLYQQYDSPRGAGVGGLKVALPAVRDGFTPQQIDLGRYLFFDPILSADASLSCASCHHPDKGFADGRARSIGVTGEAVGRSAPGLWNVGFMKRLFWDARASSLEEQAEGPLYSPQEMGSTPDGVLRRLTQEGDYPRLFSEAFGGDEGVTLDRLYRALAAFQSSLVSLNSRYDRYAHGYKEALNAREIEGMNVFRSFVARCAECHTPPLFSNQEIAVIGTPEPEGLSFDEGAAVPTGDPSLAGGFKVPSLRNIELTAPYMHSGRFETLFEAAEFYTKGRGHAVPEGRELYLHWHIWEPELSDRELERLVDFMKALTDERFKPDAPDRLPSGLAPVHNKNELALQAGETP; translated from the coding sequence ATGACCTCTCTTTTCCGCCCTGTGGCAGCGACGGCGGCGCTGCTGGGCGCCGCACTCCTTCTCCCCGTCACGGGCATGGGCGCCGAATCCCCCATCATCCTCAGTACTCAGTGCCCGCCGGGATTCGAGCTTGACGGCGATAACCGTTGTCTGTTGAGAACCCTCTACCAGCAGTATGACTCCCCCCGTGGGGCCGGGGTGGGGGGCCTCAAGGTGGCGCTACCCGCCGTGCGCGATGGTTTCACACCCCAGCAGATCGACCTCGGGCGCTACCTCTTTTTTGATCCCATCCTCTCCGCCGATGCCAGCCTCTCCTGCGCCAGCTGCCACCACCCCGACAAGGGCTTTGCCGACGGCCGGGCCCGCTCCATCGGGGTCACGGGTGAGGCAGTGGGGCGCTCGGCGCCGGGGCTGTGGAATGTCGGCTTTATGAAACGACTGTTCTGGGATGCGCGTGCGTCGAGCCTGGAGGAGCAGGCCGAGGGGCCTCTCTACAGCCCCCAGGAGATGGGCAGCACCCCCGACGGGGTGTTGCGGAGACTGACTCAGGAGGGCGACTACCCGCGCCTGTTCAGCGAGGCCTTTGGTGGTGATGAGGGGGTCACGCTGGATCGTCTCTACCGGGCACTGGCGGCGTTTCAGTCTTCGCTGGTGTCGCTGAACAGCCGCTATGACCGCTACGCCCATGGCTACAAGGAGGCGCTGAACGCCCGCGAAATCGAGGGCATGAACGTGTTTCGCTCCTTCGTGGCCCGTTGCGCCGAGTGCCACACTCCGCCGCTATTCAGCAATCAGGAGATCGCCGTGATCGGCACCCCCGAACCCGAGGGGTTGTCCTTCGATGAGGGGGCGGCGGTGCCCACCGGTGACCCGAGCCTGGCCGGTGGCTTTAAGGTGCCCAGCCTGCGCAACATTGAGCTGACCGCCCCCTACATGCATTCGGGTCGCTTCGAGACCCTGTTTGAGGCCGCCGAGTTCTACACCAAGGGGCGAGGCCACGCGGTGCCCGAGGGGCGCGAACTCTACCTGCACTGGCACATCTGGGAGCCAGAGCTGAGCGACCGTGAGCTGGAGCGGCTGGTGGATTTTATGAAAGCCCTCACCGACGAGCGCTTTAAACCTGACGCACCGGATCGTCTGCCCTCGGGGTTGGCGCCGGTGCACAATAAAAATGAGCTTGCCCTGCAAGCGGGAGAGACCCCATGA
- a CDS encoding TAXI family TRAP transporter solute-binding subunit, which translates to MSPASRFIHPCRRFLRLSLLAPLLLGSLASLAGEPERTYQLATASTGGTYYPVGVAIATLTKIRLQPQKGISLWAVSSAGSAENIEQLASNQAQFAILQGLYGAWAWNGDGGLGQRQSHLRSVSMLWQNVEHFIIRADAAHSGSIEDIHNLYQRPFSLGKAQSGTEGSGHHILRSNGIDSDRLQLLSMGYGTSAKALINGEIDGMNVPAGVPVAAVNEVFTRLGNRVRLLDFTDQQLARVNQQYQLWSRYVIPINTYPGQVRPVQTIAQPNFLAVRADVDEQAVYEITRTLYENLSFLHGIHPATRDMALDKAVEGLPMPLHPGAARFYREQGLLIPPHLLPGQ; encoded by the coding sequence GTGAGTCCGGCCAGCCGCTTTATCCACCCGTGCCGGCGGTTCCTCCGACTCTCCCTGCTGGCACCGCTACTGCTGGGAAGCCTCGCCAGCCTCGCTGGCGAGCCGGAACGCACCTACCAGCTGGCCACGGCCTCCACCGGCGGTACCTACTACCCGGTGGGGGTCGCTATTGCCACCCTGACCAAGATTCGCCTGCAACCGCAAAAGGGGATCAGCCTCTGGGCGGTGAGCAGCGCCGGGTCGGCGGAAAATATCGAACAACTGGCCAGCAACCAGGCCCAGTTTGCTATCTTGCAGGGCCTCTACGGCGCCTGGGCCTGGAACGGCGATGGCGGCCTGGGGCAACGCCAGAGCCACCTGCGCTCGGTGAGCATGCTGTGGCAAAACGTCGAGCACTTTATCATCCGCGCCGATGCGGCCCACAGCGGCAGCATCGAGGATATCCATAACCTCTACCAGCGCCCCTTCTCCCTCGGCAAGGCGCAGTCCGGAACCGAAGGGTCTGGCCACCATATTCTGCGCAGCAACGGCATCGACAGTGACCGGCTACAGCTGCTCTCGATGGGCTACGGTACCAGTGCCAAGGCGCTGATCAACGGCGAGATCGACGGTATGAACGTGCCGGCGGGGGTGCCCGTAGCGGCCGTGAATGAGGTGTTTACCCGGCTCGGTAACCGGGTACGGTTGCTGGATTTTACCGACCAGCAGTTGGCGCGGGTTAACCAGCAGTACCAGCTCTGGAGCCGATACGTTATCCCGATTAACACCTACCCCGGGCAGGTGCGCCCGGTGCAGACCATCGCCCAGCCCAACTTCCTGGCAGTGCGGGCGGATGTGGACGAACAGGCGGTCTATGAGATTACCCGCACCCTCTACGAGAACCTGAGCTTCCTGCACGGTATCCATCCGGCCACCCGCGACATGGCACTGGACAAGGCGGTCGAGGGACTGCCCATGCCGCTGCATCCGGGGGCTGCCCGCTTCTACCGCGAACAGGGGCTGCTGATCCCTCCTCACCTGCTGCCCGGTCAGTAG
- a CDS encoding sensor histidine kinase has product MVSGKHRGVESPAPLETVGSKERLCPVLGGVTSAATEDAWLEVIEKMEQVYSQLISHQVELEQKNAELESAYQFISSVQTAMTDLLIVCDEQLRVCQVNRALISLTGLSEESLLGREVVELFCDESRNALRDLLSRAPVAPVYDCELNIKGRYGRVPLSINCARRTDNRERLDGMVLIGRHVGELRRAYDELNRSHAELMLAQQQLVNSEKMASLGRLVAGVAHELNNPISFVYGNTHALAGYGKRLQQFFAALRENPQPEEMARLRESLRIDRLVADLPNLLDGSMEGVERVRDIVSDLRQFSAGQGQETAPFDLVHVVETAIRWVTSEREGVARVSLEAPPSLTLEGHAGHIQQLLMNLLQNALDAVESVEQPSIEVLLELEGEQALCRVRDNGSGIAETDLPHLFEPFFTTKEIGKGTGLGLALSYNFAVEHGGDLQAENHPQGGAIFTLKLPLPEAKR; this is encoded by the coding sequence ATGGTCAGCGGCAAACACAGAGGCGTCGAATCGCCAGCCCCGCTGGAGACGGTGGGCAGCAAGGAGAGGCTGTGCCCGGTGCTGGGGGGCGTCACCAGTGCGGCGACCGAGGATGCCTGGCTGGAGGTGATCGAGAAGATGGAGCAGGTCTACTCCCAGCTGATCAGCCATCAAGTGGAGCTGGAGCAGAAGAACGCCGAGCTCGAAAGCGCCTACCAGTTTATCAGCAGTGTGCAAACCGCGATGACCGACCTGCTGATTGTCTGCGACGAGCAGCTGCGTGTTTGCCAGGTTAACCGTGCGTTGATCTCTCTCACAGGGCTCAGCGAGGAGTCTCTGCTGGGGCGTGAGGTGGTCGAGTTGTTCTGCGATGAGTCCCGTAACGCCTTGCGCGATCTGCTGTCCAGGGCGCCGGTGGCACCGGTCTACGACTGCGAGCTCAATATCAAGGGGCGTTATGGTCGGGTGCCGTTGTCGATCAACTGCGCCCGTCGCACCGACAACCGGGAGCGGCTCGATGGTATGGTGCTGATCGGCCGCCACGTGGGCGAGCTCAGGCGCGCCTACGACGAGCTGAACCGCAGTCACGCCGAGCTCATGCTGGCCCAGCAGCAGCTGGTGAATTCCGAGAAGATGGCCTCCCTGGGGCGGCTGGTCGCCGGCGTAGCCCACGAGCTCAACAATCCCATCAGTTTTGTCTACGGCAACACCCACGCTCTGGCGGGTTACGGCAAGCGACTGCAGCAGTTTTTTGCCGCCCTCAGGGAGAATCCCCAGCCCGAGGAGATGGCACGTCTACGGGAGAGCCTCAGGATCGACCGCCTGGTGGCGGACCTGCCTAACCTGCTCGACGGCTCCATGGAGGGGGTGGAGCGGGTGCGAGATATTGTATCGGACCTGCGCCAGTTCTCTGCGGGCCAGGGGCAGGAGACAGCCCCCTTTGACCTGGTGCACGTGGTCGAGACCGCGATTCGCTGGGTGACCAGTGAGCGTGAGGGGGTGGCCAGGGTTAGCCTGGAGGCGCCACCCAGCCTGACCCTGGAGGGGCATGCGGGTCATATCCAGCAGTTGTTGATGAACCTGCTGCAAAACGCCCTGGATGCGGTGGAGTCCGTCGAGCAACCGAGTATTGAGGTGCTGCTGGAGCTGGAAGGGGAGCAGGCACTGTGCCGGGTGCGGGATAACGGCTCCGGCATCGCGGAGACGGACCTGCCCCACCTGTTTGAGCCGTTCTTTACCACCAAGGAGATCGGCAAGGGGACCGGACTGGGGCTGGCCCTGAGTTATAACTTTGCAGTGGAGCACGGCGGTGATCTGCAGGCGGAGAACCACCCCCAGGGGGGAGCAATCTTCACCCTGAAGCTGCCCCTGCCGGAGGCGAAGCGATGA